Proteins co-encoded in one Nitrospira sp. genomic window:
- a CDS encoding archease: MSHSFCFLDDIATADLAFDASGDSLQELFHGATCAVIDAMADPSTVGSAWRKSVERTEEDPAELLFDWLSDLVYWKDADGVVFSTFTLTITCGDNGSWHLKGELCGESVNGLVQVLRNDVKGITKHLYHVRQKGMCWHARVVVDV, encoded by the coding sequence ATGTCCCACTCATTCTGCTTTCTAGACGACATTGCCACGGCTGACTTGGCGTTTGATGCGTCCGGTGATTCTCTCCAAGAACTCTTTCACGGGGCTACGTGTGCAGTCATCGACGCGATGGCCGATCCTTCGACAGTCGGGTCTGCCTGGCGGAAATCAGTGGAACGAACAGAAGAGGATCCTGCCGAACTGTTGTTCGATTGGCTCTCGGATCTGGTGTACTGGAAAGATGCGGATGGAGTCGTATTCAGTACATTCACACTCACGATCACATGCGGAGACAACGGCTCTTGGCATCTGAAGGGGGAGCTGTGTGGGGAGTCGGTCAATGGATTGGTGCAGGTGTTACGGAACGATGTGAAGGGGATTACAAAGCATCTGTATCATGTTAGGCAAAAGGGGATGTGTTGGCATGCGCGGGTAGTGGTGGACGTATGA